A region from the Melioribacter roseus P3M-2 genome encodes:
- a CDS encoding hybrid sensor histidine kinase/response regulator has protein sequence MANQNLSAARLSHDLNNIITRILNSLEALKKKVANYDEVAPIINSIENSAFMAAEIMEDIQAESKGKPHRKKKIDVNKLIEVLVSTVSLSLKNKIKFNLKLQPDLYPLEGRYSDFYRILLNLIVNAVEAIGNRGAVTIATSNIGMTDRAGSSDLFDTQPYVQIKISDNGAGIDPEIIPFIFDENFSTKSKVKNRGFGLAIVKQIVDNYEGTIKVSSEKGKGSEFLIAFPSSGHSKTKTSAKEKHILLVEDEDVLLELLSELLESYGYKITAASDGKGLFKKYDPNNPPDLLIIDQKLPDIDGVECVRKLRTMNKTVPVILASGSQTDYSADLDINEIINKTIHKPYNFEEILSMVRELIG, from the coding sequence ATGGCTAATCAAAATTTATCGGCGGCGCGCCTTTCGCACGACCTGAATAATATTATCACACGCATTTTGAACAGCCTCGAAGCGCTTAAAAAGAAAGTAGCCAATTACGACGAAGTGGCGCCGATAATTAACAGTATCGAGAACAGCGCGTTTATGGCCGCCGAAATAATGGAAGACATTCAAGCCGAATCGAAAGGGAAACCGCATCGCAAAAAGAAAATCGACGTCAATAAATTAATCGAAGTCCTTGTTTCAACCGTAAGCCTCAGCCTTAAAAACAAAATAAAATTCAATCTCAAACTTCAGCCCGATCTCTATCCCCTGGAAGGGCGTTATTCCGATTTCTACAGAATTTTGCTGAACCTGATCGTAAATGCGGTCGAAGCAATCGGCAATCGGGGCGCCGTTACCATTGCCACTTCGAATATCGGAATGACAGACCGCGCGGGTTCGTCCGATTTGTTCGACACGCAGCCTTATGTGCAAATCAAAATATCGGACAACGGCGCGGGCATTGATCCCGAAATAATTCCTTTTATTTTCGACGAGAATTTTTCGACCAAGTCGAAAGTCAAAAACAGGGGCTTCGGCTTGGCAATCGTCAAGCAAATAGTGGATAATTACGAAGGCACAATCAAAGTGTCGAGCGAGAAAGGGAAAGGAAGCGAATTTTTGATTGCATTTCCTTCCTCCGGTCATTCGAAAACAAAAACTTCAGCGAAAGAAAAGCATATACTGCTTGTCGAAGACGAGGACGTTCTACTGGAATTGTTGAGCGAGCTGCTCGAGTCGTACGGTTATAAAATAACCGCCGCTTCGGACGGCAAGGGTTTGTTCAAGAAATACGATCCCAACAATCCGCCCGACCTTCTGATAATCGATCAGAAACTGCCCGATATCGACGGCGTCGAATGCGTAAGAAAATTAAGAACGATGAACAAAACCGTTCCGGTCATTCTTGCCTCCGGCTCTCAAACGGATTACAGCGCGGATCTGGACATTAACGAAATCATCAACAAAACGATTCACAAGCCTTATAACTTCGAGGAAATCCTTTCAATGGTAAGAGAGTTAATCGGTTAG
- a CDS encoding ATP-binding protein, protein MKLNAKLILISLVIALITIAATSTIYYSLTDRLFTRFKSQLILNSTNDLAFLFENYLQQNEYDVKRIAGNGNSYNIDSLDLDFIFTLRDNSVIDLQSLKVKKNAGLNLSRLDFKEFINNNPGIVLGYWNAPDNKIYYYGMVIDSDFLNKISEKIRSEVALVVNNRVMEVSNSSKNKNIMSYLDKAVEILKYKNNYDIFSEESDEIDFSASIYAPRQIITPSGKFSFLTFDTFEEGVNFRNTLKNVVILIVVSGGAFTFIIVLIFTYKFRKQISILDEAAEITARGDLNHRARIITKDEIGKLGEAFNKMLDVINEKENAEREYTEFIKLINRNPTLDEICDAALNKIIKTTQIGFGVIHIVDKNKLVVGASYGIDKDSIEKPAAYLKQTIEKGETVELTFDENHPEIKTGLSAIKIRYLLLYPIIYNDKTVAVLELASEKLPEKDIKIYLNNIQEQLAIGLVNARSLQQLENIVGELRRLNEEYQSQNKELKQLHLELKQKAEELEKERKKAVELSDIKSRFLANMSHELRTPLISILGLTELMLKEIHSEKSGKKLKVILRNGRKLLRLINNILDFSKVDAGKLELNKERFLLSELIDDILIEVEQIADEKNLKFIVDFPENVDFIVETDRSKLEQILSNLLVNAFKFTEKGYVKLKVEQSDEASLYFEVEDTGIGISEENRGRIFEEFGRIDTGASRKYGGAGLGLSIAKHFLELMDSEIELESKTGEGSRFSFVLKDVIIDIIESEAEPVKQGEEIRKKCAAIITANKNTYKLIADYLTSYDYDVNDINTGNLSELKTERRPDLFIIGNIDDRGKEWEALFTLKTGEYRNIPAIILTVLEDQKVGWIPNIFDFTVKPVSAASLKKLTLEIENYLGKKNDALFWVDKKKEVFDKLKNEGFPEIEYKSNLEAAMGALDFNSTQIFFIDVESFVTDAILFAAMIRQSVFTRNTIIVFVLPEDLEKLNPGELSRVMNSVALREKNHPLDILKVIRDRIKIDNEQLKEKLIETDDAEKAVDQIPVKEIKPTVLIVDDDQDALFTIGEFVKQLGCNAIFAHNGMECLLTLNHVEPDLIFLDIMMPMMDGFETIKKIRAESRTASIPVIALTAYAMLENKEVIEKNGFDDLITKPVEFSLLSAKMKTILQSKSVK, encoded by the coding sequence ATGAAACTAAATGCCAAGCTGATATTAATATCGCTTGTAATAGCGCTTATTACTATTGCCGCTACTTCAACTATTTATTACTCGCTGACAGACAGGCTTTTTACGCGCTTTAAATCGCAGCTTATTCTGAATTCAACCAACGATCTCGCATTCCTGTTCGAGAATTATTTACAGCAAAACGAATACGACGTAAAACGAATTGCAGGCAACGGTAATTCGTATAATATCGACTCGCTCGACCTCGACTTCATATTTACCTTGAGAGATAATTCCGTAATCGATCTGCAATCGCTCAAAGTTAAGAAAAATGCCGGCTTGAATTTGAGCCGCCTGGATTTCAAAGAATTTATAAATAACAATCCGGGAATTGTCCTTGGTTATTGGAACGCCCCTGATAATAAGATTTATTATTACGGAATGGTAATCGATTCGGACTTCCTCAATAAAATAAGCGAAAAAATCCGGTCGGAAGTGGCGCTGGTGGTCAATAATAGAGTTATGGAAGTGTCGAATTCCTCGAAGAACAAGAATATTATGAGCTATCTCGACAAAGCCGTCGAAATTCTCAAATACAAAAACAACTACGATATATTCAGCGAAGAATCGGACGAGATCGATTTCAGCGCTTCTATTTACGCTCCCAGACAAATTATTACTCCTTCCGGAAAATTTTCATTTCTTACATTCGACACTTTCGAAGAAGGAGTGAATTTCAGAAATACGCTAAAGAACGTTGTGATTCTGATTGTCGTATCGGGCGGCGCCTTCACGTTCATTATCGTTCTTATTTTTACTTATAAATTCAGAAAGCAAATATCGATACTCGACGAAGCCGCCGAGATTACGGCGCGAGGGGATTTAAATCACAGAGCGCGCATTATTACTAAAGACGAAATCGGAAAACTCGGTGAGGCCTTCAATAAAATGCTCGACGTGATAAACGAAAAAGAAAACGCCGAGAGGGAATACACCGAATTTATTAAACTGATAAACAGGAATCCCACGCTCGATGAAATATGCGACGCAGCGTTGAATAAAATTATCAAAACGACTCAAATCGGTTTCGGAGTAATACATATAGTCGATAAAAACAAATTGGTCGTCGGCGCCTCTTACGGAATCGACAAGGATTCGATCGAAAAGCCCGCCGCTTATCTCAAACAAACAATTGAGAAAGGCGAAACCGTTGAACTTACGTTCGATGAAAATCATCCCGAAATAAAAACCGGACTTAGCGCCATCAAAATTCGTTATCTGCTCTTATACCCGATAATTTATAACGATAAGACAGTTGCCGTATTGGAACTGGCGTCGGAAAAATTGCCGGAAAAAGACATTAAAATTTATCTGAATAATATTCAGGAACAGCTTGCAATCGGACTGGTAAACGCGCGTTCTTTACAACAGCTCGAAAATATTGTCGGCGAGTTGAGACGCCTTAACGAAGAATATCAATCGCAAAACAAAGAATTGAAACAGCTTCATCTGGAATTAAAGCAAAAAGCCGAAGAACTGGAAAAGGAAAGAAAAAAAGCCGTCGAACTTTCCGACATCAAATCGCGCTTTCTTGCCAACATGTCCCACGAATTGAGAACGCCGCTGATATCGATACTCGGACTGACGGAATTGATGTTAAAGGAAATTCATTCGGAAAAGAGCGGCAAAAAATTAAAAGTGATTTTGAGAAACGGCAGAAAACTTTTGAGACTGATTAATAACATCCTCGATTTTTCGAAAGTTGACGCCGGCAAACTGGAATTGAACAAAGAGAGATTTTTATTGTCGGAATTAATAGACGATATCCTTATCGAGGTCGAACAAATAGCGGACGAAAAAAATCTCAAATTTATTGTTGACTTTCCTGAAAACGTCGATTTTATTGTAGAGACGGACCGTTCGAAACTCGAACAGATCCTTTCCAATTTATTGGTCAATGCATTTAAATTTACCGAAAAGGGATATGTCAAACTGAAAGTGGAACAGAGCGACGAAGCCTCGCTCTATTTTGAAGTGGAAGATACGGGCATAGGCATTTCGGAAGAAAACAGGGGAAGGATATTCGAAGAATTCGGCAGAATCGATACCGGCGCATCGCGAAAATACGGCGGAGCCGGTCTCGGTCTCTCGATCGCAAAACATTTTCTGGAATTGATGGATTCGGAAATTGAACTCGAATCGAAAACCGGCGAAGGATCGCGTTTTTCCTTTGTTCTTAAGGACGTAATAATCGACATAATAGAATCGGAAGCCGAGCCCGTTAAACAGGGGGAAGAAATCCGTAAAAAATGCGCCGCAATAATAACCGCCAATAAAAACACATATAAATTAATTGCGGATTATCTTACGTCGTATGATTACGACGTGAATGATATCAATACCGGGAATTTGTCCGAACTGAAGACGGAGCGCCGGCCCGACCTGTTTATAATCGGCAATATCGACGACCGCGGCAAAGAATGGGAAGCGCTTTTCACATTGAAGACGGGCGAATACCGAAACATTCCCGCTATAATCCTTACCGTGCTGGAAGACCAAAAAGTAGGCTGGATACCCAATATATTCGATTTTACGGTTAAACCGGTATCGGCTGCGTCGCTGAAAAAATTGACCCTGGAAATTGAAAATTATCTCGGCAAAAAAAACGACGCTCTTTTCTGGGTGGATAAAAAGAAAGAAGTATTCGACAAATTGAAAAACGAAGGCTTTCCGGAAATCGAATACAAATCGAACCTCGAGGCGGCAATGGGCGCTCTCGATTTTAATTCTACGCAGATATTTTTTATCGACGTAGAATCTTTCGTTACAGACGCAATATTGTTCGCTGCAATGATTCGGCAAAGCGTCTTTACGCGCAATACGATTATCGTATTCGTGCTTCCCGAGGATCTTGAAAAGCTGAATCCGGGCGAATTGTCGCGCGTAATGAATTCGGTCGCTCTCAGAGAAAAAAATCATCCTCTCGATATTCTCAAAGTAATCCGCGACAGAATTAAAATCGACAACGAACAGCTCAAGGAAAAACTGATCGAAACGGATGACGCCGAAAAAGCGGTCGATCAAATTCCGGTTAAAGAAATCAAACCGACGGTATTGATCGTAGACGACGATCAGGACGCGCTTTTTACAATCGGGGAATTCGTCAAGCAGCTCGGATGCAACGCCATCTTCGCTCACAACGGAATGGAATGCCTTTTAACGCTGAATCATGTGGAACCCGATTTGATTTTCCTCGATATAATGATGCCGATGATGGACGGTTTCGAAACGATTAAAAAGATCAGAGCCGAGAGCAGAACGGCTTCGATTCCCGTGATTGCTCTTACCGCCTACGCCATGCTCGAAAACAAAGAAGTAATCGAAAAAAACGGCTTCGACGACCTGATTACAAAACCGGTCGAATTTTCGCTGCTTTCGGCTAAAATGAAAACCATACTTCAAAGCAAGAGCGTCAAATGA
- a CDS encoding response regulator transcription factor, protein MKKILVIDDYPDNVFLLQDRLEQEGFEVIKAYDGNMGIKKAIEEKPDLILLDIMMPGISGYEVCKTLTNNEETKQIPIILLTALTEAENLKEGLQAGAFDYIKKPFNRTELVARIKSALRFSETNKFLIEIEKIKTYAATVVTANHEIKQPLTLINLSTAAIRREMSKENFSREAVLKRIEFIENAARDIIAVLEKLGSIKKPVITPYVNDLNIIDLESGGTEN, encoded by the coding sequence ATGAAAAAGATTCTTGTAATCGACGATTATCCCGATAATGTGTTTCTGCTACAGGACAGGCTCGAACAGGAAGGTTTCGAAGTAATAAAAGCTTACGACGGAAATATGGGCATAAAGAAGGCGATCGAAGAAAAGCCCGATTTGATTCTGCTCGATATTATGATGCCGGGAATTTCGGGCTACGAGGTTTGCAAAACTCTTACGAACAACGAAGAGACGAAACAGATACCCATAATTTTATTGACCGCGCTTACCGAAGCGGAGAACCTTAAAGAAGGTTTGCAGGCGGGAGCGTTCGATTATATCAAAAAGCCGTTCAACCGCACCGAACTTGTGGCGCGTATAAAATCGGCGCTCCGTTTCAGCGAAACCAACAAGTTCCTTATCGAAATCGAAAAAATCAAAACTTACGCGGCTACGGTTGTTACGGCAAATCACGAAATCAAACAGCCGCTGACGTTGATTAATCTTTCCACCGCCGCCATAAGGCGCGAGATGTCGAAAGAAAATTTTTCGAGGGAAGCGGTTCTTAAAAGGATTGAATTTATAGAAAACGCCGCGCGGGATATAATCGCTGTTCTCGAAAAACTCGGTTCGATTAAAAAACCCGTCATAACGCCTTACGTAAACGATCTGAATATTATCGACCTCGAATCGGGCGGGACGGAAAACTAA